The sequence TGGTTTGTGATACCGCCTGGCAgggcactgccgctgcacgaTCACCCGGGTATGACGGTGTGGCAGCGCGCCATGCACGGCCGACTGCATATCTACTCCATCGCTCGTGCAGCCACCTCACAAGCCGACGCCAGTGCACTGGCAGCGCCAATTAACGGCACTGTGCTCTTCGACGGTGAGGTAGAGGGGATCGGGCATACGATTCCGGCGTCAGATGTGCTGAAGTTTACGCCCgcgggaagcagcagcggtgtgctGCATGAAATTCGCAACAtcgatgcagcgcagcccGCCTTGTTTGTGGACATCATTTCGCCTCCGTACAACCAAGCACCGTCCAACATTCCATGTGGCTACTACACTGCCGAACCCCTCGATGCCACTGCCACACTTCTGCCCTCTCTCGACGAGGACTGTGGTGTGCGCCATCAGCTGAAGGCGGGTGACAAGGTGCGCCTGCACCCCCGCAGCAACTACAGCGGCCCCGCCATGGATGCATTCGTGCGCATTGGGTGAGGAAGAGCGttgggagggaagaaaaacgcAAGACGAGGTCGCAGACGAAAGTGATAGAGAAGCGGCGAGGGACCGCAGCCATACACCAGGTATGTTTGCAGCACCAACAACGGAGTCCATGCCATTGCGAAGTGATGCCCAGCATATGGCCTTGTCCTCACATTCGATCCTGTCATTCCTCTCTACCACCttgtttcccccctccttgctcacctcccctcccctcgctttTCCTCCCTGGGCCGTGGATCATACACATCACCATCACGGGTACACAAATGCATCAGCACAGCGTACCCGCCACACGGACTGAGGTGGCGTGGGGGGCAACTCCAGCCGTGTTGCGGGCGAAGTGGAGGGCAAGCCACAAGGAGCAgtccacccacgcacgcgcccaTGCGTCCAGACCTTCTCGCCCAGCACTGTCGCCTGGTGCCCACTCTTCTCTCGAGAACTCCCATTGCTCCCCTTCCTCGcttacccccccctctgcgctCACACGCTGCTCTCATCAATACGCGGCGTGTTCATTCCCTCCCTTACCCGGAGCAGCAACTCTCAGCTGTCATTGCGCCACCCGTCATTACGCCCTCGTCGGTAACTATCATAGCTGCCGTTCGTGTTGGGGCAATTGAGAAggtgtctgtctgtgcatTGCTCGCTCGGCATCAGCCCCTTTCCCTTGTCTCTTGGCACTCCGTTCTCCTCCGTACGCCCTTTCCTCGTCTTCCACCTGCAACTACTGCGATCCAGGGCACGCTACCGATGCTCTGCCGCAGTCTGAGCATGCACGCACCGTcgccggcggctgcgcacgcgAATGAAGTGATTGTGTCCGGCGGAGGGGTTGTAGGGGCCGCCATGATGGCCTCTctacagcagctgcgcaggcatcttcacagcagcagtgccggccaaggaggcggaggtgccgCGTCGCTCCTGACCTCGCAGCTGACCCATCTGATGCTGGTAAACTCGGGGAAGCGACCGGTCTACGATGCTGCCAATATGATGGACAGACTTCGCACCGTCAGCATCACACCCGTATCCAGCAAGATCATCGACAACCTCGGCGCCTGGGACCGACTCACCACCAAGCACCCTTACTACCGCATCGCCGTGCGCCACGAGCAAGCGAACAGCCCCTACCTCGGCGCAGGAagtcgctcctcctccttcttcatGACCAGTGTCTTGGGCAACAGCACGAGCTCTGAGCCTCTCCTGGAGTTTACTGACCTGCGCAAGCCGGTCGGCTTCATCTGCTTCAACACAGAACTCAACAGCTGCATGATGGATGTGGTGGAGGCTCAACAGTGCGCCCTTGCCGACAccggcgccgacgccgctCATGACACGGTCTGTTTTGGGGCGCGCCTCGAGGGGGTGCGGATCCCGAGCCGGGGGACTCTTGGCGGGCCGTGGGGATCAGCAAAGCTTGCTGTCGGCGAGACCACCACCGATGTCACCTttggcctcctcctcggctgcGAGGGACGTGACAGCCCACTACGCGACGTCCTCTccacgccagcgctgcagcacgacTACGCACAGGCGGCATTTGTTTGCACCGTGCGACTGGAAAAGTCAGACGACGGCAACGTGTGCGCCTTTCAGAACTTCTTCCGCGATGGAAAAATCGTTGCAATGCTGCCGACCTCGGAGGACACGGCGAACATTGTCTTCAGCACCACACCGCAGCACgcgaaggagctgctggcgagcacCCAGGAAGACCTCGTCGCGGAGCTGAACCGCCGTCTCTGCGCATTCGCCTCCAACGACATACCGAAGATCCTCGAAGTGCCACAGACCAGCACGTCAGATGGGAAGGTGCATCGCGCGCAGGGATCCTTCCCGCTTAAGCTGAACGTGGCGACCACTCCCTACGCCCCACGCGCAATCCTActcggcgacgcggcgcacAGTATTCACCCCTTTGCTGGCCAAGGCCTCAACCTCGGCATCTACGACCTCTGCGCCCTCACTTCGGTGCTGGAGCAGGCAATCCGTAGCGGTCAGGACGTTGGCAGTAGCGTCGCAGTGGGGCAGGTGTTCGCTGGTCACATGCTCAGCCACACGGCACCCGTTATTGCCGGCATGGAGGTAATCAAGAAACTTACGTACTGGACGCCTGGCCTGGCCTCGGTCGGGATGAAGGCGCTCAACAGCATTCCAGTCGCCTCCACGTTGGCGAAGGACGCCATTCTGCAGGTGTCCTCTGGCGCCCTGTTCGCTGCACAGCACAGGCGCTCTTACCTCCTTCAGTAAGTCCCCACGGCGCCTGTGGTCGCCTCCACTGGCGCACATTTCAGAAATGAACGGGAAAAGAGTGTGCTGCGATTAGCGCCTACCCCTGGCGGGCGAGGGAGCCTCTCGGCTGGTCAACGCTTCAACTCACTTGTGAGAAGAGGCGGACGCTGTTCTCCCAACGTCTCCGCCTTCTACCACACAGCAGGGGCTTACCTCCACTCTGCCCCTGGTCCTCGCACAGGCCCATCGTatggtgcgaagcagccgcaggcacgTACCTTACAGCACTGTGGCGATTCAGTCATCTGAGGGCCGTCTGTGCCTCAAACTCTACCCCAGGTgcggggtggcgcagggCTCCCCACAGCAGTAGATACTGAGGAGCGAGTGATATGCGTTCGAGTCGTCTTGACGTTTGGCCTATCGGATCGCGATGGCCCACGCCTGTTACCTGTCGTGGGCCGCTCTGACTCCCCCCGTCGTGGGTCCGTGTCTCTGAGAAGCCGCGCGCAGAGGCGTCCCCCGCCATCGGCGTAGGAGGGGGACACACCGGTAGTAAAATACCGGCGAATGGGTTTGGGTGggtggacgaggagaggaggtTTGAGGGCAGCGCTCCCTTCGCCACTTTTGCCcccgctcctctctgtgtgctcACATCGCtgacctcctccctctcagTCATCACATCATCTGAAGTGTGACCGGAATCAAGGCAAGGGGAAAACAAGCGACTGGGCGTGATCGGCTGAGGCGGAAATGAGGTCCGAGTCGCAACAGTTGTCATAAACGGCCTCGGCGACAAAGATGCCCTCACCGCAGGGCTCACATCCATCGGAGGCGCGCAGCACTGTTGTCtgcgtctctcctctctctgcacgtgTGCAGCGGTCACGAGGGCCTTCCCTCTTGCTGTCTCTTTTGGAGTTGAtgtctcctctccttccccaaCCACttgtccctccctctctcacttgcCCTcttgcccacccacccacccccttccaCACCACCATTGGTGCTGCACTTTCTCTCGATGGTGGGGGCGATGGCGGTAACACACCGcaccacgcacacgagcacgcacgcagctgtACTCATCCGTatacccctcccctccctccatgGCCACGAGCGCAGAGGACGGCCGCGTTGCCTATGAGGCGCTCACAACAGCACAGAAGGCGGAGCTCGCCGCttgggtgagagagaagctgGACAGAACGAATGGCGCCTCACAGTGGCGGCAGTACACGCAGGAGATGATCCGCCAGGCCATGGCACGCCGAGCCGCATCCGGCGTGTCACTCGACGCCGGCGACATCCTTGATGAGATTATGCCGCACATTCGCTCTGCTATCCCACCAGAGGTGCGTGAAGGCCTCTTCCGCCGCGTTACAACGCATCTGTACTCGTAGAACACGGAGCCTACGCGCAccgatgctgcagcggcagagccCACCCCAGCCGCGTTGCTCCCAGATGAGGATGTGTAAGACCATACACGAGAAGAAACAGAGCAAAATTCGGTCGACAACGCACGAAGCAATGGAAAACCAGGGAGACAACGACCTCCGCGTCCCTCTCCCAGTGtacgcctccctcccctccttgGCCTTTGGTCTGCAGGGGATCCCTGTAAGCAGCGACGCTGGCCTGTCCCGTCAGCGGCTTTTCTCTCCAAGTCatctcacccctctctctacgCAGGTGGAAATGCACGTTGCCCTCCTCAATTACGTCACTTCTATCTTGTCTcgctcaccctctccctctctctgaccCCCTTCCCCGAGCGTAACTCGCACGTATGCGCACCAAAGCACCTGCGTGAGTAGCTACGTAAGCACCTCTCATCTCGTTTGTTCTTCGTGCGACTCCATCTAACACGGAGGGAGTTCCTTTCTGACCGCTGCTCATTCGCCAcccgcccttctctccgctTCTCCACGCTGCAGTGCGTTGAGACGAGTGTACGTGTCTGTGTGCACAGCGCTGCGTTGACGACTTCGCCCTCCtgctccttcctcctttcctatatctcctcctccgggGTTCGATGTCGTCGGTGTCCAATGCGGAGATTGTGAAGCGTATCCGTGAAGGAAATCAGAAgcgcagggaggaggagcgcaagaagcagcagctggagcaggagTATCTCGAGGTTGTTACGAAGAAGCTGAGCGAGGAGCGGCAGAGTCACAGCCCGACGCAGTTCCTGCCGTGCATCCTCATCTGTCTCCTCTTCGTGAGCTTCCCGCTCTCCGAGCAGGTTGTTGACTGGTGTCTGGTGGGGATCTTCTGCGTTCTCAACACGCTCCTTGCGTGTGTCTTCGCCAACCCGTCGGAGTGGCTAAACATCGCCTCCATTGTCCTCATCAACTTCTTCTTCGTCCGCTTCTCTAATGAGATCTACAACATACCGCAGCGACTGACTCAGGTGCCGCCCATCCTGCTTCTCAATTACGTCGCCATAAACCTGCTCATCATCGCCGCGGCGTACTTCCTGTACGTGAGCCCGCGCTACCTTCGCTTCTCGCGCAGCTACGGCGGGAAGCTTGGGCGCCAGACGTCTGACAAGCGCAAGGGTCGCCATGCACAGGAACAGGACGTGCTGGAGGCGTTTGCAATGCAAAAGGCGGAGGCCGAACGACTGgacttcctcctctgcctgctCTTACTGCTAAATGTGGCTGTGCTCATCTACGTTGATGTCATCCCCCTTCACCTAGTTTTACAGAATGGGCTTAGCGTGTTTCGACTGCTGCGGTAGAGAAGAGACgccccccaccgccaccccgcTCGCCTGTGTCTGCGTGGGTACTCCTGTGTAGGACCGCGGCGTCTCTCGATTGGTGCGTTGTGCCGCCATGAGCGctacttctctcctcctatGGTGTTTCTtccgcttctttttcctctgtgcttttctcttcgtgCTTTCCCTGCCCGCACAGCCTGCTCGCCGTGTGACCTCCGCCTCTGTCACGCCATGGCACGCTTCTGTGCGCATGCGCGGCCTCCCCTCACTTGCTGGATACACTTTTCTCAGGGGAAGGCCCCATGCGTGCTAGCGATGGGCTCTATGCCTGTGTGCGTATTTCTCTGCACCGCTGGTCTtgcctgcgctgcagaaaacaaaacgggaaaagagagcaacagaGACTCAGCAGACCCAGCGCAGCTTCAGAAGACGTGTGTGGCACTCCCCAGCGAAGAGCTATCACAAGCCGTGGCCGCCACTTCatgccttctctctttccccgcGTGACTGAGCTTCATGCACACCCATACCTCGATGGAGTTGTGTGAAAGCAGAATGACGCCGTTTCGCAGGGGAACCCACCTGCTGCGGTCCTCGTGGGGTTTTGTGTCCACATCGCACGGttgccacctctctccctctctctctctctcccgtaTCCCTTCcctgctcctcttttcaTTTTCCCTCTATCCTTCGCTTTCTTCAGAAGCACTTtcccctctgctgccgctgtcatTAAATATTATTTGCCGtccctgcagctccgcatcTTTTgatcgcacacacgcacggcatcggtctctcttccgctctctccGTGCCGATTTCCTTGAGCGCTTTCGCCGCACGTCTTGAACGACAAAATGGGGCGACGTCGTAACCCAGGCGGCAGAGGTCACGGCAACGCCGCAGCGAAGAGCAGCCCGCCAGGTAGCGAGGCACGGACGTCGACCCCACCGCCAGGGATTAGCGACACTGAAGGGGGGAATGCAGCGCGCGCCTCGGCAGAGGCGGAAACCAAAGCAGCACAGCCGACCACCATGATGCCCTCTGTACAACCCGCGCAGGAACCAGTCGCCGCAGAAGTGGCAGCAGGGGATGGGTCGAACACAGCGGGCGCCGTGGCTGCGCTCAACGCGTATGCCTACCAGAGGGCCGTCAACGCGACCACGACCACAGGTATCGTGGTCGAGGACGACATCGACAAGGAGTCCGCGCCGACGGTGGGCTCCACAGTCACTCCGGTTTCGCCTCCTCGTGTGTCTGGCAAGAAAGTGGTCTTCACATCGGCCGTGAGTGTCGACCCCTTGAGTGAGAAGAAGTTGCGCGAGGCGCGATGTGTGGAGTCGGTGTGCGCCTACTGTACTGTCGTGTAGGGGACTAACACGATGATAAAAGGAATAGTCATCCCTTTGCCCGGCTGCGCCCTAGCCGATTACTTAGCACTGTGTGGGCTTGACGTAGGGGACGGGAATTCTCCTACTATGTTGGCTCTGTTTCATGCGCGGGCATCTAAAACGTATTGATGCCGGGGCGCACCTTTCCCCGCGCCCCCTGCCCCCATTCGGTCTATccggcgcccccccccctttcgcgTTCTTcggcgcctgcgccagcCCCGGTTTGGTTTGGGGCCCGCGCGTGGGGCTCGGGTTGGGTGCGGAGTGGGGCCTGGGCCTGGTGCAGGGGGTGAGGCCGGGCGGAGTGGGGTGGCGGCATGctgcagggggggggtcggGTTGGGTGGGGCCGGGGCCGGGCGCGTGCCGGCGCCGGCCTGTTTTGCAAGGGGGCGAACACCGCGCCGCACGCGGATgcgggaaaggagaaagaggcccGACGAAGGACGACGTTATTATCGAAACGGTGATTTTGTTCTTGCGACCAACCAACTGTGTCGATcacgggaggaggggtggcggACTAGGAGGGAACACGGGTACAGAAAGCACGAGCAGCCTTCATTCCGTTTTTTCGAGAGTTGTGTGCGTATAAGAAACGGTGTAGGCTCACCATCtcgggaaaaaaagaaaacataGGGAGGAAAAAGCAGCCGAGACCTTAAAGTTCAAGACTACATCGAACTAAAAGGCAACGACCACTGCAGGTTTGCATGTTTGGAGAATTACTCAGAAAAATCATGCGAAAATAAATTCAAGCAACATATAGCAAAGCATCGGAAGGGCAACGCGTCAAGGGCGTAACGAAAGTATCGTAGCGCTGAATTGCgtgcactcacacacacgcacgcaacTGACTCTACAACTACATCGACATGCCAAAGAGCTTTCCTTCTCAATGTTTGGGTTTGAAAAGAAAATTTTGTATGCCTCAGCTGAACATTTTGACgggtgcagcggcggagcCGCGCTACATCCCTCCTCAGGCCTTTGGCGCCTGTGCATTCTGCTGTTTGGTCTCTGGTCGTTGCTCTTCGCATtcgaggggtgtgtgtgattTGAGATCAGAGCACTGCCGCCCCTTAGTGACCTCGGCGTCCTCTGGGACGACATTGCCGTCGATGTCAATGCGGTCGCAGATGCGTGCCTTCGGCAGCAACAGGAATGCGAGTGGAACGACGAGCAGCGGTGTGCACAAGTGGCCCGTTATGATCAAGTATGGGACGTTCGTGAAGTTGCACGGTATCCTTGCAGAAACAGGCCAGAAGTTCTCTATGAGAAGGGAACCGATGGCGAGGGACATTGAGTTGCCGGCACTGTTGAAGCCAGCCAAGAGCGCAAAGGCGATCGTTTCTGTGCCGCGCGGGCAGAGACGGGACATGAGGATCTGCGCCGGCATCAAAGACATCACAAAGCAAATCTCGTACACGATGGCGTCACCAAGGATATAGAGGGCGTGATCAGGGATGCCAATGTACAAGTTCCACCGCTTGACGATGATCAGATCAAAGATCGAGCCCAACACCTGCAAGAGTGACGTCACGATGAAGACAAAGGCGTACCTGTGCTTCGAGAAGAAGTACTTGAAGAGAACGGCACCAGTCACACCACCGACATCCGTGATGAGGGCGCCGACAGTCTGGTAAAACGTGTACGAGAAGTGCGGGCCATCCGGCAGGCAAGCGGGCTTCGCGAGGTAAAAGTTGGAGAGCACGCCAGGGATCTGCAAGTACAAGAGAGAGTTAAGGTAGATAAAAACAGCTGCCTTTGCGATGACAAGCGGGAGCGAGACGAAGGCGCCAACCACGAACACGAGGGCGATAGCAATGCAGGCGTACAGGAGCTGCCGCCGGGTACCGAGCACGGTAACACAGACCTGGGCAAGAATGCCACACGTCATGATCAGCG comes from Leishmania panamensis strain MHOM/PA/94/PSC-1 chromosome 6 sequence and encodes:
- a CDS encoding cysteamine dioxygenase, putative (TriTrypDB/GeneDB-style sysID: LpmP.06.1220), whose translation is MKRLIKSLQSFSPTSSEHVDLFSKMTLGDFGFYVSDTDAMRYMAYNTYPIAEHAFHLENALHQHRLSTRTTQVSPMAWKSSSNDVIGCSTLYQDEAVTLCWFVIPPGRALPLHDHPGMTVWQRAMHGRLHIYSIARAATSQADASALAAPINGTVLFDGEVEGIGHTIPASDVLKFTPAGSSSGVLHEIRNIDAAQPALFVDIISPPYNQAPSNIPCGYYTAEPLDATATLLPSLDEDCGVRHQLKAGDKVRLHPRSNYSGPAMDAFVRIG
- a CDS encoding flavoprotein monooxygenase, putative (TriTrypDB/GeneDB-style sysID: LpmP.06.1230), which produces MLCRSLSMHAPSPAAAHANEVIVSGGGVVGAAMMASLQQLRRHLHSSSAGQGGGGAASLLTSQLTHLMLVNSGKRPVYDAANMMDRLRTVSITPVSSKIIDNLGAWDRLTTKHPYYRIAVRHEQANSPYLGAGSRSSSFFMTSVLGNSTSSEPLLEFTDLRKPVGFICFNTELNSCMMDVVEAQQCALADTGADAAHDTVCFGARLEGVRIPSRGTLGGPWGSAKLAVGETTTDVTFGLLLGCEGRDSPLRDVLSTPALQHDYAQAAFVCTVRLEKSDDGNVCAFQNFFRDGKIVAMLPTSEDTANIVFSTTPQHAKELLASTQEDLVAELNRRLCAFASNDIPKILEVPQTSTSDGKVHRAQGSFPLKLNVATTPYAPRAILLGDAAHSIHPFAGQGLNLGIYDLCALTSVLEQAIRSGQDVGSSVAVGQVFAGHMLSHTAPVIAGMEVIKKLTYWTPGLASVGMKALNSIPVASTLAKDAILQVSSGALFAAQHRRSYLLQ
- a CDS encoding hypothetical protein (TriTrypDB/GeneDB-style sysID: LpmP.06.1240), with the translated sequence MSSVSNAEIVKRIREGNQKRREEERKKQQLEQEYLEVVTKKLSEERQSHSPTQFLPCILICLLFVSFPLSEQVVDWCLVGIFCVLNTLLACVFANPSEWLNIASIVLINFFFVRFSNEIYNIPQRLTQVPPILLLNYVAINLLIIAAAYFLYVSPRYLRFSRSYGGKLGRQTSDKRKGRHAQEQDVLEAFAMQKAEAERLDFLLCLLLLLNVAVLIYVDVIPLHLVLQNGLSVFRLLR